A stretch of Mastacembelus armatus chromosome 1, fMasArm1.2, whole genome shotgun sequence DNA encodes these proteins:
- the cdkn2a/b gene encoding cyclin-dependent kinase 4 inhibitor B, whose translation MTMTLEDDLTKAAANGNTADVEDLLKAGAEVNGVNCFGCTALQVMMMGSTPVAQLLLKHGGDPNVADRHTGTTPLHDAARTGFLDTVRLLVNYRADPQARDNKNCQPIDLARKNDHTNVVAFLESLQ comes from the exons ATGACAATGACTCTCGAAGATGATCTGACCAAAGCTGCAGCGAATGGAAACACAGCGGATGTGGAGGATCTTCTGAAAGCAGGAGCTGAAGTGAACGGGGTGAACTGTTTTGGATGTACCGCCTTACAG gtgatgatgatggggaGCACACCGGTGGCTCAGCTGTTGTTGAAACACGGAGGGGATCCCAACGTTGCGGACAGACACACCGGGACCACCCCGCTGCACGACGCGGCCAGGACGGGCTTTCTGGACACCGTTCGGCTGTTGGTGAACTATCGGGCTGACCCGCAGGCCAGGGACAATAAAAACTGTCAGCCTATTGATTTGGCGAGGAAGAACGACCATACAAATGTGGTTGCTTTCCTGGAATCTcttcagtga